The following proteins are co-located in the Diorhabda carinulata isolate Delta chromosome 4, icDioCari1.1, whole genome shotgun sequence genome:
- the LOC130892549 gene encoding cytochrome c oxidase subunit 7A2, mitochondrial-like — translation MNHARQVWALSRAISNQVVRNASTEVGPRTARLKELQKKLQVDDGVPVHLKAGLGDKLLYQFTALLTLVGVGMSFETLYRIITGKK, via the exons atgaatcatGCAAGG CAAGTATGGGCTTTAAGCCGGGCTATTAGTAACCAAGTTGTGAGAAATGCTTCCACCGAAGTTGGACCAAGAACTGCACGACTCAAGGAACTTCAAAAGAAACTCCAG GTTGATGATGGGGTACCAGTTCACTTGAAAGCGGGTCTTGGAGACAAACTATTATATCAGTTCACGGCATTATTGACACTTGTCGGAGTGGGTATGTCCTTTGAAACTTTGTATAGAATTATCACTGGCAAAAAAtag